The Corynebacterium sphenisci DSM 44792 genome includes the window TCCGCCGGGTCGCCATCGTCGAGGTGGTGGTGATGGCGCTGACCATCGGCGTGGCCGTGGCGCTGGGCCGCACCCCGCCGCCGCCGCAGTACGCCGAGCAGGCCGGCGGCACCCTGGACCTGCCGGAGATCACCCAGATGGAGGTCAAGCTCGGCTACCAGCTGGACATCCCCTTCGGCTGGGAGGCGATGTTCACCACCTTCCGCTTCGATCTCTTCTTCGGCTCCGCGGCGATCATCGCCGCCTGGATCTACCTCTACTGGGTGCGGCTGCTGAAGAAGCGCGGCGGCGAATGGCCGGTGGTCAACACCGTGTGGTGGCTCTCCGGCTGCGCCCTGCTGCTGTTCACCTCCTGCTCCGCCCTCGGCGTGTACATGCCGGCGCTGTTCAGCACGCACATGCTGGCGCACATGCTCTACTCCATGGGCATCCCGGTGATGCTCTGCCTGGGCGGGCCGATGACCCTGGGCCTGCGGGCGCTGCGTCCGGCCGGCCGCACGGGCGTACCCGGGCTGCGCGAGTGGCTGGTGGTGTTCATCAACAACCCGGTGTCCCGCTTCCTGACCAACCCCCTGGTCGCCGCGGTGCAGTTCGTCGCCGGGTTCTACCTGCTCTACTTCACCCCGCTGTACCCGTACCTGGCCGATGAGCACGCCGGGCACCTGTTCATGAACATCCACTTCCTGATCTCCGGGTACATCTTCTACTGGGTGATCATCGGCGTGGACGCCGCCCCGCAGCGGATCCCGGAGTCGATCAAGCTGGTCACCCTGATGGGCACCCTGATCTTCCACGCCTTCTTCGGCATCTCCCTGATCATGCTGAACTCGGTGCTGGCGGTGGACTACTACTCCGCCCTGGATCTGCCCTGGCAGGTGGACTTGCTCGAGGACCAGGGCATCGGCGGCGCAATCGCCTGGGCCCTGGGCGAGGTGCCCCTGTTCATCGTGATGGGCGCCCTGTTCGTGCAGTGGCGCAACTCCGACGCCCGCGAGGCCAAGCGCTACGACCGCAAGGCGGAGCGGGATCATGACGCGGAGCTGAACGCCTACAACGCGATGCTCGCGGAGATGGGCGAGACCGGCGGCCCGCGCGCCGACGACCCCTACTTCACCGGGGAGGTCGGCGGGGAGCACGAGATGCACTTCGACAACCCGGTGAGCTCCGAGACGGTGCGCCGGCTCAACCGCTAGCCGGCCGGGGCGGCGGTGGACAATCCCGCGGCGGTTTCCCGCGTTGTCCACACCCGGCCCGGCGCCGGCCGCGCCGGCGCCCGCGCCGCGGCCCGGCGGGGGTGATGCTGGGCGCGCCGGGCGGGGCCCGCGGCCCCCGCGGCCCGGCCGCTGATCCCGGCGCCGCGGAAGAAGGGGGGCGCTGCGCCCATGTCCGATTCGACCATCACCATCCTGGGCAACCTCGCCGCCGGCCCGATCCTGCGCACCACCGGCACCGGCCGCCAGGTGGCGACCTTCCCGGTGGCCTCCTCGCGCAGCCGGCTCGTCGAGGGCGCCTGGGTGAGCGGGGAGACCACCTACCTCGACGTGGACTGCTGGGAGCCGATGGCGCAGAACGTCATGGCCACCCTGGCCCTCGGCATGGCCGTGGTGGTGCACGGCCGGCTGGAGACCAGCCGCTGGAAGACCCCGGAGGGCGAGGACCGGGCGAAGACCCGGGTGCACGCCCTGGCGGTGGGCCCGGATCTGCGCCGGGTCTCCGGGCGGATGGCGCGCACCGTGCGCACCGAGTACGAGGCCCCCGGCGCCGGGGCCGCGGCGGCGGCCCGCCCCGGGGGCGCGGAACCGCCCGCCGCCGCGGGGGAGGAGGCCGCGGCGGACCCGGCCGGGGCCGGCGAACCCGCCGCGGCGCCGTTCTGAACCGGCCCGCCGGCGCCGGCCGCGCCCCGGCCCCACCTGGGCCCCGGCCCCGGGCCGGGCGGCGGGTGGGCCGCGTTGTCGGAACCGGGGCCGGTGCGTAGTGTCTGGGGGGATTGACTCACCGTGAAAGAGGGGTATTCATCAGCATGGCGGAATTCATCTACCAGATGAAGGGCGTGCGCAAGGCCCACGGGGACAAGGTCATCCTCGACAACGTGACCATGGCGTTCTACCCGGGCGCCAAGATCGGCGTGGTCGGGCCCAACGGCGCCGGCAAGTCCTCGATCCTGAAGATCATGGCGGGGCTGGACCAGCCCTCCAACGGGGAGGCCTACCTGGAGCCCGGCGCCACCGTCGGCATCCTGCTGCAGGAGCCCCCGCTCAACGAGGACAAGACCGTCCGCGGCAACGTGGAGGAGGGCCTCGGCGAGATCTTCGAGAAGAAGCAGCGCTTCGAGGCCATCGCCGAGGAGATGGCCACCAACTACACCGATGAGCTGATGGAGGAGATGGGCAAGCTCCAGGAGGAGCTCGACGCCGCCGACGCCTGGGAGATCGACTCCAAGATCGAGCAGGCCATGGACGCGCTGCGCTGCCCGCCCGGCGATGAGCCGGTCACCCACCTCTCCGGCGGCGAGCGCCGCCGGGTGGCGCTGGCCAAGCTGCTGCTCTCGGAGCCGGATCTGCTGCTGCTCGACGAGCCCACCAACCACCTCGACGCCGAGAGCGTGCTGTGGCTGGAGCGGCATCTGCAGGACTACCCCGGCGCCGTGCTCGCGGTGACCCACGACCGGTACTTCCTGGACCACGTCGCCGGCTGGATCTGCGAGGTCGACCGCGGCAAGCTCTACCCCTACGAGGGCAACTACTCCACCTACCTGGAGAAGAAGGCCGAGCGCCTCGAGGTCGCCGGCAAGAAGGACGCCAAGCTGCAGAAGCGGCTCAAGGACGAGCTGGCCTGGGTGCGCTCCGGGCAGAAGGCCCGGCAGGCGAAGAACAAGGCCCGCCTGGAGCGCTACGAGCAGATGGTGGAGGAGGCCGAGCAGTACAAGAAGCTCGACTTCGAGGAGATCCAGATCCCCACCCCGCCGCGGCTGGGCAACCAGGTCGTCGACGTCAAGGACCTCACCAAGGGCTTCGACGGCCGGACGCTCATCAAGGACCTCTCCTTCACCCTGCCCCGCAACGGCATCGTCGGCGTGATCGGCCCCAACGGGGTGGGCAAGTCCACCCTGTTCAAGACCATCGTGGGCCTGGAGGAGCCGGATTCGGGCACCGTCACCGTGGGCCAGACCGTGCAGCTGTCCTACGTCGACCAGGGCCGGGAGAACATCGACGGGGAGAAGACCGTGTGGGAGGTGGTCTCCGACGGGCTGGACTTCATCCAGGTCGGCCAGAACGAGATGCCCTCCCGGGCCTACCTCTCCGCCTTCGGCTTCAAGGGCGCCGATCAGCAGAAGCCGGCCAAGGTGCTCTCCGGCGGCGAGCGCAACCGGCTGAACCTGGCGCTGACCCTCAAGCAGGGCGGCAACCTGATCCTGCTCGACGAGCCGACCAATGACCTGGACGTGGAGACCCTGTCCTCCCTGGAGAACGCGCTGCAGAACTTCCCCGGCTGCGCCGTGGTGATCTCCCACGACCGCTGGTTCCTGGACCGCACCTGCACCCACATCCTCGCCTGGGAGGGCAATGTCGCCGAGGGCCAGTGGTTCTGGTTCGAGGGCAACTTCGAGGGCTACGAGAAGAACAAGGTGGAGCGGCTCGGCCCCGATGCGGCCCGGCCCTCGCGGGTGACCCACCGCAAGCTCACGCGCTAGGCTGGCCCCAGGCGGCCCCCGGTCCCCGACGCGCACACCACGCGCCGGCGGGGCCGGGGGCCCAGTCGTCCCCGCGGCCGCCGCCGCGCAGCCCGTTTCGCCCAGGAGGTCCACCCGATGCCCGATGATCGCGTCGCCCGCCCGCATTCCACCCGGATCCCGGTGCGCTGGTCCGACGTGGACCGGCGCGGCCACGTCAACGACTCGACCTACCTGGACTACGCCCAGGAGGCCCGGCACCGTTGGTTCCGCGACGCGATGGCCGCCGCCGGGCTGCCGCTGCCCCGGGTCCGCTCGGTGGCCGTGGACTTCCTGCGCCCGATCCTGCCCGGTACCGCGGAGGTGATCGTGGACACCGCGATCACCGGCCTGGGCACCACCTCGTACTCGATGCAGCAGACCATCCGCACCTCGGCGACGGACATCGTCGCCGAGGTGGCCACGGTGCTGGTGCTCATGGACACCGCCACGCACCGACCCACCCAGGTCACCGACTCCGCCCGGCGGATGCTCATGGCCTACGCCGCCCCGGAGCTCACCCGCGGCGGCGGGGAGGACGCGCCGGGGGAGCGGGCCTGATGGCCGAGACCCTCGCCGTGCACCCGCCGGCGCTGCGCGACCTGGGCATCCTGGCCCGCCGGGCCGCCGGCCTGGACGGCACCGCGCTCCTGCGGGTGCGGCCCCGCGCCGGGGAGCCGGCGGGCCTGGCCCGGGTGTTCGTGACCACCCCCTTCGGCCCGCTGGGCTGCCGCTCCATCGCCGCGGCGCCGGGTCGGGAGTCGATGGTGGTGCGCGCCGACGCGGTCGCCGCGGCCGCGGAGGCAGCCGCCGCGGCGGGCCCGGACCCGGGCGGCGGGCCGGTGACCCTGGACTGCGGGGCCGCGGCGGACGCCTCCTGGCCGGGGGCGCTGCCCCCGGAGACCGGGTTCGAGCTCATCGACGTGGTGCCCGCCCCGGTGCTGCTCGACCTCGACGAGAAGGCCCGGGCGGTCACCCGGGACACCCCCACCCCGCTGGGCCCGCCGGCCTCCCTGCTGGACCAGGAGGTGCTCGAGGTCGCCGACGGGGACCGGGGGCTGCGCGCCGGGGTGCGGGTGCGCGAGATCCTGGCGCTCACCCGGCTGGGCTTCATCCCCGCCGAACCGCCGGCCGGGGAGCCGGTGCGGGTCTCCGCCCGGGGCCGGTGGACCCGGCTGGACGGGCGCTTCGGCACCGTGTTCAGCCGCGCCGGCTTCGACGTGATCGCCCTGTAGCCCCGCGGCCGGCGGCTCAGCCGGGGGTGTTGATCAGCATGTCCGCCACCCGCACCATGTGATCCCAGATCGCGACGCGGGCGGCGTCGTCGAGCTCGGCGGCCGGGATCTCCGACAGGGAGGCGGCCATCAGCTCCAGCCAGCGATCCGCGGCGGCGCCGTCGATGGCGAAGGGGTGGTGCCGCATCCGCAGCCGCGGGTGGCCCCGCTCCCGGGAGTAGGCGTCGGGCCCGCCCCAGTACTGCTCCAGGAACATGCGCAGCCGCGCCTCCGCGCCGGCCATGTCCTCGGCGGGGTACATCGGGCCCAGGATGTCGTCATCGGCCACCCGCCGGTAGAACCCGGCGACGATCCGGTCGAAGACCTCCGGGCCGAGGTGCTCGTAGACGGTGGGCTGGTTGGGGTTCGCCATGGCCCCCAGGGTAGCGGCCGCGGCGGGGCCGGCCCCGCCGCGGCCGCCGCCGGCTACGCCCCGGCGTCGACGGCGCGGGCGGCCAGCGCCCGGCGCACATGATCCCGGCCCTCGGCGAGCACCCGGCGCACCGGCTCCGGGGTGGCCGGGTCGGCCAGCACCGCGTCCGCGGCGGCCACCGCGGACTCCGAGATCTCCCAGGCCGGGTACAGGCCCTCCAGCATGCGCAGCGCGGTGTCCGAGGAGTACGCCGACCACCAGCCGGCCGCGGCGGCGAAGAAGCGGTCCGGGTAGCCCTCGGCGGTGAGCAGCTCGCCCGCCCCCGGGGCGGTGAAGCCCAGGATCAGGTGCCGCAGCGCCAGGTTCGACGGCGCCTCCTCGCCGAGGGCGGTCATCTCCTCCCAGGCGCGGGCCTTCGCCGCGGTGACGGGCACCGCCGCGCGCGCGGCGATCGCCTGCTGCTCGCCGAGTGCGGAGCGGTCCTCCGCCGCCAGGGCGGCGATCTCCGCCTCCGCGGCCTCGGCGTCGCCGAGCGCCCCGGCGGCGACCAGCACCTGCAGCGCCCGCCAGCGCATGTCCTCGTCGACGACCAGGCCGGCCAGGCCCGCCGCCGCCGGCTCCCCGCGGCGGATTGCGGCGAAGGCCTCGGTGAGCGCCGGCCCGGCCTGCGCCGCGGGCAGCTGCGCCGCGGCGTTGACCTGCGCCAGCTGCGCATCCGAGCCGGGTTCGGCGGCCCGGGCCCCGGCGAGCAGGCCCTCGGCGAGCCTCCGGACGCCCTCCTCCCGGGCCCACCGCGGATCGGCGTAGCGGGTCACCGCGGTCACCGCCTGGGCGAGCACCCGCTCCAGTACCGCGATCTGGTCCTCCGCGGCGGCCCCGGCGAGCACCAGGGAGACGAAGTCGCGGGCCCGCATCCGCCCGGAGCGCACCATCTGCCAGGTCGCCGACCAGCACAGGGTGCGCGGCATCGGATCCGCGAAGGCGCCGATCCGGGTCACCGCGGTGGCCAGGGAGCGCTCGTCGAGCTCCAGCATGGTGTAGGTCAGATCATCGTCGTTGACCAGCACCAGGTCCCCGGCTGGGGCGCCGGCCAGCTCCGGGACCTCGGTGGATTCCCCGCGCACGTCGAGCTCCACCCGGCGGATCCGGGTCAGCCGCGCCGCCTCGCCCTCGCCCTCGAGGGCGTAGACGCCCACCGCCACCCGGTGGTCGCGCAGCTCCCCGGCGCCCGGTTCGGCCCCGGTCTGCCGGATCCGGAAGGCGGCGAAGGTGCCGTCGGCGGCCAGCTCGTAGTCCGGGGCCAGGGTGGTCATCCCGGTGGTGGTCAGCCACTGGCCCGCCCAGCCGGAGAGATCCCGGCCGGAGGTCTCGCCCATCGCGGCCAGCAGATCGTCGAAGGTGGCGTTGCCGAAGCGGTGCCGGGCGAAGTGCAGGCGGGCCCCGGCGAGGAAGGCCTCCTCGCCGACGTAGGCGGCCAGCTGCTTGAGCACGCTGGCGCCCTTGGCGTAGGTGATCCCGTCGAAGTTCTGCTCCACGGTCTCGATGTCTCGGGCGTCCGCGGCGATCGGGTGCGTCGTGGGCAGCGCGTCCTGCTGGTAGGCCCAGGACTTCTCCACGTTCGCGAAGGTGGTCCACGCCGTGTCGTACTCGGAGACCGCCGCCTGGGCGGCGCAGGCCGACCAGGTGGCGAAGGACTCGTTGAGCCACAGGTCATCCCACCAGCGCATGGTCACCAGATCCCCGAACCACATATGCGCCATCTCGTGCAGGATGGTCTCGTTGCGCCGCTCGTAGCGGTAGCCGGTGGTGCGGGAGCGGAACACGTACTCGTCGCGGATGGTCACCGCCCCGGCGTTCTCCATCGCGCCCATGTTGTACTCGGGGCAGAAGATCTGGTCGTACTTGCCGAAGGGGTAGGGCTCCCCGAAGTTCGCCGCGTAGAAGTCGAAGCCCTCCTTCGTCTCCCGCAGCAGCCGCTCGGCGTCGAGGTGCTCGGCCAGGGAGCGGCGGCAGAACAGGCCCAGCGGGATCTCCAGCTCGCCGCTGCCGCGGTGCTCGGCGGGGGTCTCCGGATGCGCGGCGACGGTGCCCCGCCAGGTGTCGTGCACCTCGTGCCAGTCGCCGACGCAGAAGGCGATGAGGTAGGTCGACAACGGCACCGGCACCTCGAAGGAGTGCAGCCGGGCCCCGGCGCCGGCGGCGCGCACCTCCGGCGCGGAGTTCGACACCACGGTCCACTTCTCCGGGGCGGTGACCCGCATCGTCCAGGTGGCCTTGAGATCCGGCTGGTCGAAGCAGGCGAACACCCGCTTGGCGTCCGCGGTCTCGAACTGGGTGTACATGTAGGTCTCCCCGTCGGCGGGGTCGGTGAACCGGTGCAGGCCCTGGCCGGTGGTGGTGTAGCGGCAGTCCGCGTCCACGATCAGGGTGTGCCCGCCGGCGGTGAGCCGGAGCGCCAGGCCCGCATCTGAGTCGTAGCCGGCGCGGTCGCCGCCGCAGGCGGCGTCGGTGATATCCGCCCCGTCGAGGGTGACCCCGCGGATGGCGGCGTCGCGCAGGTCGATGAAGGTCTCCCCGGCGGCGCGGGCGGTGAACTCCACCACCGTGGTGGAGCGGAAGGTCGCGCCGCCGTCGGTGAGGTCCAGGGCCACGTCGTAATGGGTCACGTCCAGCAGCTCCGCGCGGGCGCGGGCCTCCTCGCGGGTCAGGTTCACTGAGCTCACCGGTGGTTCTCCTTCGCTGTCGGGGTTCGTCGTCCCACCAGGGTAGGCCCGCGGGGACTATTCCCGTCGCGCCGGGCGCCGCGCGGGGCGATGATGAGGCCATGAGCAGCGACATCGACCGCGCCTGGGCCGTCATCGTCGGCCATCTCGACCCCGCCGGGCCCGCCGAGGCCGCGGAGCTGGACCGGCTCGCCGCGCGGCTGGGCCGGCCGCTGCCGGCCCAGCTGCGCGCCTCCCTGGCCCGGCACGCCGGCTGCCCGGACTGGCCCGGCGGGGAGCTGCTGGACCCCGCGGGGATCCGCGCCGAATGGGGGATCTGGACCGATCTCGCCGCCGAGGGCGTTTTCGCCGACCGCGCCCCCGCGGCCGATGCCGGTGCCGGTCGCGCCTGGTGGGATCCGCGCTGGATCCCGGTGGCCGCCGACGGCGGCGGCAACAGCCTCTGCGTGGACGCGGCCACCGGGCGGCTGCTGGACATGGATCACGAGGTCGGCCCCCGGCTGCTGCCGTACCCGGACTGGGCCGGCTACCTCGCCGACGTCGCCGACCGGCTCGCCGGCGGCCACGGCGCCGGCGCGGCCGGCCGGGCGCGCGCCGCCGGGGGGTCGGTGCCCTGGTAGTCGACGGGCGGGAATGCGCCGGCGGCGGCGGTGGTTGTGCCGGGTGATTCATCCCCCACACGCATTGGAGACCCCCATGGCCGACAAGGTCACCTTCTGGTTCGACGTGTCCTGCCCCTTCGCCTGGATCACCTCCCGCTGGATCCGGGAGGTCGAGCGGGTCCGCGACATCGAGGTCGAATGGCGGCCGATGAGCCTGTCGGTGCTCAACGAGGGCCGGGAGCTGCCCGAGGACTACCGCCGGCTGATGGGCGCCAACTGGGGCCCGGCCCGGGTCTTCGCCGCCGTCGCCGTGGAGGACGGCCTGGACCGGCTGGGCGCGCTCTACACCGAGCTGGGCACCCGCATCCACGACCAGGGCCGCGGCGGCCTGGAGCACATCGACGACTACCCCGGGCTCTTCGCCGAGGCGCTGGCCGCGGCGGGGCTGCCCGCCGAGCGCGCCGCGGCCGCGGGCACGGACGCCTACGACGACCGGCTGCGGGAGTTCCACGCCGAGGCGATGGCCGCGGTCGGCGACGAGGTCGGCACCCCCGTGGTGAAGATGGGCGATACCGCCTTCTTCGGCCCGGTGCTCACCCGGATCCCGCGCGGGGAGGAGGCCGGGCGGGTCTTCGACGGGGCGCTGCTGCTCGCCGGCTACCCGCACTTCTTCGAGCTGAAGCGCTCCCGCACCGAGCGGCCGGAGTTCGACTGAAATCCGGGTTCGCGCCCAGCATAGTCCCGGCAGCTCATTAGCTGTCAGGCGAGCTCAAGGCGGGCCATGGATTCCGGCTCTGGTTAGCTCTGGGTGAATTGGGATCGAATTGGCCATTCGTTGCCCGACAGCTGTCTGACCCCGGTGCTGAACCGATGCCCGGACACAGGATGGCCGGGTTTCTGGTAGGGGTCGGCCAGAGTTGGCACTTAACCTCGCCCTTGGTGTTTGCGGGGGTCACTGACCGGGCTGCCGAGAGAAAGGGGGCTTAAGCCGGTGGCGCGTTATGAAGTACCATGGCACGAACCAGCTTTCCCAAATCAGCAGTACGACACCCACTCCGACGACGCTCAGTAATAGCGCCAGGAGATTGAAGACAATGACCAAGGTGACGAATAGGCCCATCGATCCCCGGCCGCCCTTGGTGAGCGGCTCCGGGTCAACGTCGAAGTGAACGCATATCTTGTGTGCCTGACCGATGGTCATGAAATCCAACCTCGGTGCTCGCTTCTTCGGGAAATGGCGAGCAATCTTACCGCGGACGTAGCCTCGTTGGAACGGAGTAGCCCGCGCTGTTCCATCCGGAGCCAGAAGTCTCTCCCACGGTGTGTCGTCTACGGCAACTGAATGGGCACGGGCTACGGCCGGCGCGGGTGAAGGTTCTGTATTTTGGCGGGGATAGGGCGGATAGATGCCCTCTTCCAAACGTTGTCTGGCGGCAGTGGATATTTCGGGATCATTGGATTCTGCAAGGAGTTCGTCAGCATGTCGGTAGATTTCGGCGATCCGCTCCGGAGTCATCGGTGCCTCCGGTTCGGGGTGGCCGTTAATGAACTCCTCCAGGTCATCTTCCGAGGGGAAGGGCGTCTGGTCCCCGGCGTGCTCAGCCTCCTCCTCCGGTGTCATCCCAGACGCATCTCGGACCTGTTCAAGAGCATCCTCGGGCGTGGGAAGATCAAGCCGAACGGAAGCGTAGAAGTCTTCCTCCCAGTCCCGGCAGGTCCAGATGCGGGCAGCGACTTCCAGATCTTCCAGGAATACGGAATCTATGTACCTGATTAGGTGGGACCACGATAGGTTGTCCTCTATTGGAAGGTCGCCAAGGTTGCCATATATGTCATGCTCGGCGGAAACCGTCCCCAAATCCTCCACGAGTCTGACACGGTCGAAGAAGCTCTTACCGGGGTCCGCCCCGGCATCCACCGCCATATCCCGGAGCTCTTCAAAAGCTCGGGACTCTCCCTCGATATCCTGTCGGTACTTTCCCGGCCCAGTAACTTTCATAACCCTTAGACCTCTCATCTGACCTGCCGGCATAACTAAGGTGAGGTAGTCGGCGGTCCTGTTGCTAGGTCTGACCATACCGGCTTCCGGGCCTGCAGCCGGATGTGCTGCCGAACCAGGCCTAAGAAGATGAGCCAGCTCCGGGTCCCTGTTGCAACAGCAGGGGGCGGATCGAGGGGAGCGGGCCGTGCATCTGGTCTTTCCGCCCCTGCCTCTCCTGGATCGCACGGTCCGGATCACGCGGTTGGCGGTCGTCAACCGGCAGCGGCGGATTCTGGATTGGCGGGACAGGCCGGGAAGCGGTGCCGGGCTACTCCGCGGCCGGGGCCGCGACGGCGGGATCCCCGGCGGCGACGGCATCGGCCCGGTGCTTGGTGACCTCCCGCATCGACTCCGGCACGTAGGCGCAGGTCGGATCCGAGGCCCGGTAGTCGCCGGTGACCGCGAAGGCGGTGGAGCGCGACCCGCCGCAGACGGTGTGGAACTCGCACACCGAGCATTTGCCGTGCCAGTTGTCCGGGTCGCGCAGCTGCCGGAACACCGGGGAGTCGGTGTAGATGTCTTTGAAGTCGCTCTCCTTGACGTTTCCGCAGTGCATCGGCAGGAACCCGTTGGGGTAGACGTCGCCGACATGGTCGATGAAGGCGAAGCCGGAGCCGGAGTTCACCGCCATCGGCGGCCGCGGCCGGCGCGGCTTCGCCGGCTCCTCGCCGAGCAGCCGGGCGGTCTCCGCGGTGAGGTAGTCGTAGAGCTCCCCGCCCCGGTAGGGCTCCTTCCCGGCCTCCCGGGCGGCGCGGCGCTGCAGCACCACCCGCCGGTACTGGGGCGCCTCGGTGGTCTTCACCGCGATCCGGGTGCCCACGTCCGCCAGCCAGTGCAGCACGTCCTCGCGCTGCTGCGGATCCAGGGCGTTGAGGTCGGCGCCGCGGCCGGTGGGCACGAGGAAGAAGACGTACCACATCTTCGCGCCCATCCCAAGCACCGTCTTCAGCAGCGCCGGGGCCTCCCGGATGTTGCCCCGGGTGAGCGTGGAGTTGATCTGCAGCCGGAAACCGGCCTCGTTGATGTGCGGGGCCATCTGCAGGGTCTTGTCGAAGGTGCCGGAGAACCCGCGGAAGGCGTCGTGGGTGGCGGCGGTGGCCCCGTCCAGGGACATCGACATCGCCTTGCCGCCGGCCTCGTGCAGGGCGAAGATCCGCTCCCGGGTGAGCTTCGGGGTCACCGAGGGCGACAGGGAGACGCTCAGGCCCCGGTCGGTGGCGTAGGCTACGAGCTCCTCCAGATCCTCGCGCTCGAAGGGGTCCCCGCCGGTGAAGACCACCAGCGGCTTCGGCCGCTCGTAGGCGGCGAGCTGGTCGATGAGCGTCCTGCCCTCGGCGGTGGTCAGCTGATCCGGGTGCGGCTCATGCTGTGCGTCGGCCCGGCAGTGCTTGCACACCAGGGCGCAGGCGCGGGTGACCTCCCAGATCACGATGAACGGCTTGGTGTTGATGTCGTGGCGGACCGTGCGGACCGCGGGCGCGTGGGACACGCTGGCCCTCCTGGCTGGTTGGGCGTCGGTCATGGGTGCGGCGCCGGCGAATGGCGTCACCCCCGACCGTACCCGCGTACCGGCCCACCCCCGGCTACGGGGCGAAGCTGCCGATCAGCACCAGCCCCACGAAGAACAGGCCGAGGGCGATGAGCGACCACCGGCCGAGATGCCGCGGCGCGGTCTCGGGCGTCGGGTACGGCACCCGCAGCGGCCGGGCGACGAGCTCGTCGTCGGGGCCGAGCATGGCCAGGGAGCGCACCCGGGAGGCCTCCGCCTCCCGCCAGGCGCGG containing:
- a CDS encoding cytochrome c oxidase assembly protein encodes the protein MTARTLDQPTGGTAAPRNRPRVRGTTGWYLLFVLCAGALAGALSLAFNMESRTTLGIPDPGIITTVGFPLAKAGGEMLAALAVGSFMLAAFGTKWRKDRTLDVDGYAASRTGMWALLGWGLIGLLQIPLVLSDVSGQPLSVTIRPENWSVALDQVSEALAWLWVGIFALVGALGASLTRKWIWQPVFFALSLVSMMPLAVVSHNATGGNHDYGTNSYIWHLTFTVFWIGGLMALIGHARRRGRHLDVVVARYSFVALVAFVAMSVSGVVNAWINLGWDDLFTSTYGILVMLKAVAVVLLGLFGYLHRRLTIPAIAKDPYGGAFRRVAIVEVVVMALTIGVAVALGRTPPPPQYAEQAGGTLDLPEITQMEVKLGYQLDIPFGWEAMFTTFRFDLFFGSAAIIAAWIYLYWVRLLKKRGGEWPVVNTVWWLSGCALLLFTSCSALGVYMPALFSTHMLAHMLYSMGIPVMLCLGGPMTLGLRALRPAGRTGVPGLREWLVVFINNPVSRFLTNPLVAAVQFVAGFYLLYFTPLYPYLADEHAGHLFMNIHFLISGYIFYWVIIGVDAAPQRIPESIKLVTLMGTLIFHAFFGISLIMLNSVLAVDYYSALDLPWQVDLLEDQGIGGAIAWALGEVPLFIVMGALFVQWRNSDAREAKRYDRKAERDHDAELNAYNAMLAEMGETGGPRADDPYFTGEVGGEHEMHFDNPVSSETVRRLNR
- the ssb gene encoding single-stranded DNA-binding protein, which produces MSDSTITILGNLAAGPILRTTGTGRQVATFPVASSRSRLVEGAWVSGETTYLDVDCWEPMAQNVMATLALGMAVVVHGRLETSRWKTPEGEDRAKTRVHALAVGPDLRRVSGRMARTVRTEYEAPGAGAAAAARPGGAEPPAAAGEEAAADPAGAGEPAAAPF
- the ettA gene encoding energy-dependent translational throttle protein EttA, which codes for MAEFIYQMKGVRKAHGDKVILDNVTMAFYPGAKIGVVGPNGAGKSSILKIMAGLDQPSNGEAYLEPGATVGILLQEPPLNEDKTVRGNVEEGLGEIFEKKQRFEAIAEEMATNYTDELMEEMGKLQEELDAADAWEIDSKIEQAMDALRCPPGDEPVTHLSGGERRRVALAKLLLSEPDLLLLDEPTNHLDAESVLWLERHLQDYPGAVLAVTHDRYFLDHVAGWICEVDRGKLYPYEGNYSTYLEKKAERLEVAGKKDAKLQKRLKDELAWVRSGQKARQAKNKARLERYEQMVEEAEQYKKLDFEEIQIPTPPRLGNQVVDVKDLTKGFDGRTLIKDLSFTLPRNGIVGVIGPNGVGKSTLFKTIVGLEEPDSGTVTVGQTVQLSYVDQGRENIDGEKTVWEVVSDGLDFIQVGQNEMPSRAYLSAFGFKGADQQKPAKVLSGGERNRLNLALTLKQGGNLILLDEPTNDLDVETLSSLENALQNFPGCAVVISHDRWFLDRTCTHILAWEGNVAEGQWFWFEGNFEGYEKNKVERLGPDAARPSRVTHRKLTR
- a CDS encoding acyl-CoA thioesterase gives rise to the protein MPDDRVARPHSTRIPVRWSDVDRRGHVNDSTYLDYAQEARHRWFRDAMAAAGLPLPRVRSVAVDFLRPILPGTAEVIVDTAITGLGTTSYSMQQTIRTSATDIVAEVATVLVLMDTATHRPTQVTDSARRMLMAYAAPELTRGGGEDAPGERA
- a CDS encoding globin, which gives rise to MANPNQPTVYEHLGPEVFDRIVAGFYRRVADDDILGPMYPAEDMAGAEARLRMFLEQYWGGPDAYSRERGHPRLRMRHHPFAIDGAAADRWLELMAASLSEIPAAELDDAARVAIWDHMVRVADMLINTPG
- the pepN gene encoding aminopeptidase N, which produces MSSVNLTREEARARAELLDVTHYDVALDLTDGGATFRSTTVVEFTARAAGETFIDLRDAAIRGVTLDGADITDAACGGDRAGYDSDAGLALRLTAGGHTLIVDADCRYTTTGQGLHRFTDPADGETYMYTQFETADAKRVFACFDQPDLKATWTMRVTAPEKWTVVSNSAPEVRAAGAGARLHSFEVPVPLSTYLIAFCVGDWHEVHDTWRGTVAAHPETPAEHRGSGELEIPLGLFCRRSLAEHLDAERLLRETKEGFDFYAANFGEPYPFGKYDQIFCPEYNMGAMENAGAVTIRDEYVFRSRTTGYRYERRNETILHEMAHMWFGDLVTMRWWDDLWLNESFATWSACAAQAAVSEYDTAWTTFANVEKSWAYQQDALPTTHPIAADARDIETVEQNFDGITYAKGASVLKQLAAYVGEEAFLAGARLHFARHRFGNATFDDLLAAMGETSGRDLSGWAGQWLTTTGMTTLAPDYELAADGTFAAFRIRQTGAEPGAGELRDHRVAVGVYALEGEGEAARLTRIRRVELDVRGESTEVPELAGAPAGDLVLVNDDDLTYTMLELDERSLATAVTRIGAFADPMPRTLCWSATWQMVRSGRMRARDFVSLVLAGAAAEDQIAVLERVLAQAVTAVTRYADPRWAREEGVRRLAEGLLAGARAAEPGSDAQLAQVNAAAQLPAAQAGPALTEAFAAIRRGEPAAAGLAGLVVDEDMRWRALQVLVAAGALGDAEAAEAEIAALAAEDRSALGEQQAIAARAAVPVTAAKARAWEEMTALGEEAPSNLALRHLILGFTAPGAGELLTAEGYPDRFFAAAAGWWSAYSSDTALRMLEGLYPAWEISESAVAAADAVLADPATPEPVRRVLAEGRDHVRRALAARAVDAGA
- a CDS encoding SMI1/KNR4 family protein, which produces MSSDIDRAWAVIVGHLDPAGPAEAAELDRLAARLGRPLPAQLRASLARHAGCPDWPGGELLDPAGIRAEWGIWTDLAAEGVFADRAPAADAGAGRAWWDPRWIPVAADGGGNSLCVDAATGRLLDMDHEVGPRLLPYPDWAGYLADVADRLAGGHGAGAAGRARAAGGSVPW
- a CDS encoding DsbA family protein; the protein is MADKVTFWFDVSCPFAWITSRWIREVERVRDIEVEWRPMSLSVLNEGRELPEDYRRLMGANWGPARVFAAVAVEDGLDRLGALYTELGTRIHDQGRGGLEHIDDYPGLFAEALAAAGLPAERAAAAGTDAYDDRLREFHAEAMAAVGDEVGTPVVKMGDTAFFGPVLTRIPRGEEAGRVFDGALLLAGYPHFFELKRSRTERPEFD